A stretch of Pseudomonas sp. CCC3.1 DNA encodes these proteins:
- a CDS encoding DUF6708 domain-containing protein: MSVPTAGTSKKGLFSQQDYLAPLAIPTGEAAVDMVNVIWRKNDVYLDIGSYSVGSGLMVLWPLVILFLGLGIGFKDVSPQLSHYIFLLGGIIVGIPILMLIYSLFQPTPLPIRFNRQRREVCVPRENGKCWIVPWESVTAVTSEHSTVSQVGPHSMGMLFVGFDNPDLNAEQENKNFFFGFNCGKSEGAMAQWECMRSYMEIGPQVVKDNSARFHHPKGILATYVDSLFIAAERKGWFMTLVWEGFCGVFIFNTFLIDALERLKLYPLPEFSSPEIIEWSKPLPPEQWAKRSPELERAIAAREAELAARGP, encoded by the coding sequence ATGAGCGTGCCAACTGCAGGTACGAGCAAAAAAGGCCTGTTTTCTCAACAAGATTACCTGGCACCTCTAGCTATACCTACGGGTGAGGCGGCTGTTGACATGGTTAATGTTATTTGGCGCAAGAATGATGTGTATTTAGATATTGGGAGTTACAGCGTTGGCTCTGGATTAATGGTGTTATGGCCATTGGTGATACTTTTTCTGGGGTTAGGTATAGGATTTAAAGATGTTTCACCGCAACTCAGTCATTACATATTTCTGCTTGGGGGGATAATTGTGGGTATACCTATATTGATGTTGATCTACAGTTTATTTCAACCAACCCCATTACCCATTCGTTTCAATCGCCAGCGCCGAGAAGTCTGTGTTCCTCGTGAAAATGGTAAATGCTGGATTGTGCCGTGGGAGTCGGTAACCGCCGTAACGTCTGAGCACTCAACTGTCAGCCAAGTAGGCCCGCATTCAATGGGGATGCTATTTGTAGGTTTTGATAATCCGGATTTAAATGCCGAGCAAGAAAATAAGAACTTCTTTTTTGGATTTAACTGCGGCAAAAGTGAGGGAGCGATGGCGCAGTGGGAGTGTATGCGCAGTTACATGGAGATTGGACCGCAGGTTGTAAAAGATAATAGCGCTAGGTTTCATCACCCCAAAGGCATACTGGCTACTTATGTGGACAGTCTGTTTATCGCTGCTGAACGTAAAGGCTGGTTTATGACGTTGGTGTGGGAGGGTTTCTGCGGAGTATTTATCTTCAATACCTTTCTTATCGATGCGCTTGAACGATTAAAGCTATATCCACTCCCTGAATTTTCTAGCCCAGAAATCATCGAATGGTCAAAACCCCTCCCTCCCGAGCAATGGGCCAAACGCTCTCCTG